The following are encoded in a window of Bacillota bacterium genomic DNA:
- a CDS encoding cytidine deaminase — protein MRPSWDEYFMSVAEVVSTRSTCLRRKVGAVIVSGRRILTTGYNGAPSGLEHCERHGCLRLKQDIPPGERHELCRGLHAEQNAIIQAALYGVSIRGGVIYCTHHPCVVCAKMLVNAGVKEVIIKEDYPDDLSKEVFREAGVRIKLLQPSHIKNI, from the coding sequence ATGCGCCCTTCCTGGGATGAGTATTTCATGTCTGTTGCCGAAGTGGTTTCCACCCGTTCTACCTGTTTAAGAAGGAAGGTCGGGGCAGTCATCGTTTCTGGCAGACGCATACTGACCACGGGGTACAACGGTGCTCCAAGCGGATTGGAACATTGTGAACGCCATGGATGTTTGAGGTTGAAACAAGATATTCCCCCCGGAGAACGTCATGAACTCTGCCGGGGGTTGCATGCCGAACAGAATGCCATCATCCAGGCAGCCCTGTACGGAGTTAGCATCAGGGGAGGGGTAATATACTGTACCCATCATCCGTGTGTGGTCTGTGCCAAGATGCTCGTGAATGCGGGCGTGAAAGAGGTAATTATCAAGGAAGATTACCCCGATGATCTATCCAAAGAAGTCTTCCGCGAAGCCGGGGTCAGGATAAAATTGCTGCAACCTTCTCATATTAAAAATATTTAA
- a CDS encoding serine hydroxymethyltransferase, with translation MPKECHQLFDEADLGRLDPQIAEAIAREQRRQEEKIEMIASENFVSKAVLEAQGSILTNKYAEGYPGARYYGGCAYVDEVEELARRRAMELFKAEHANVQPHAGAPANLAAFFALLAPGDRVLSMGLSDGGHLTHGSSSNISGKYFTVSSYGVDRESGYLDMEKVRRIALEKRPRLIICGASAYPRIIDFKTFREIADECGAYLLADIAHIAGLVIAGLHPSPVEYADVVTSTTHKTMRGPRGGFILCRRKFAAMIDQAVFPGIQGGPLMHIIAAKAVAFKEAMAPEFTVYQQQVLQNAQVLATELIDHGFDLVTGGTDNHLVLVDLRNIGITGSVAEMILEDVGITANKNAIPYDPQPHQVTSGIRLGTPAITTRGMGTDEMKIIAAVINESLRNPGSEDVMHRTRQKVVKLCAEFPLS, from the coding sequence ATGCCCAAGGAATGCCATCAACTATTCGATGAGGCGGATCTTGGCCGTCTTGATCCGCAAATTGCAGAGGCCATTGCCAGGGAACAGCGCCGCCAGGAAGAAAAAATCGAGATGATTGCTTCGGAAAATTTCGTCAGCAAGGCGGTTCTGGAGGCGCAGGGCTCCATTCTTACCAACAAATATGCGGAAGGTTACCCCGGTGCACGTTACTATGGCGGATGTGCTTACGTGGACGAAGTGGAGGAGTTGGCCCGGCGGAGGGCCATGGAACTGTTCAAGGCGGAACATGCCAATGTGCAGCCCCATGCGGGAGCACCGGCGAACCTGGCTGCCTTCTTTGCTCTCCTTGCCCCCGGGGATCGTGTTCTGAGCATGGGCCTTTCGGATGGGGGGCACCTCACCCACGGCAGTTCCTCGAATATCTCCGGAAAATATTTCACGGTGAGCAGCTATGGCGTTGATCGAGAAAGCGGCTATCTGGACATGGAAAAGGTACGCCGCATCGCGCTTGAAAAACGTCCCCGGCTTATCATCTGCGGGGCAAGCGCCTATCCCCGGATCATAGATTTCAAAACATTTCGTGAGATTGCAGATGAATGCGGTGCATACCTGTTGGCTGACATTGCCCATATTGCCGGGCTGGTGATAGCTGGCTTGCATCCTTCTCCGGTTGAGTATGCCGATGTTGTAACATCGACCACCCACAAGACGATGAGGGGGCCGCGGGGAGGGTTCATTCTCTGCCGCCGCAAATTTGCCGCGATGATCGACCAGGCGGTGTTTCCCGGCATACAGGGTGGCCCCCTGATGCATATCATAGCGGCCAAGGCCGTGGCCTTCAAGGAGGCCATGGCTCCTGAATTCACTGTCTACCAGCAGCAAGTTCTCCAAAACGCACAGGTGTTGGCCACGGAGCTGATCGACCATGGCTTCGATCTGGTTACCGGGGGAACGGACAACCATCTGGTACTGGTTGATTTGAGAAACATTGGTATCACCGGCTCCGTGGCGGAGATGATCCTGGAGGATGTGGGTATCACCGCCAACAAGAATGCCATTCCTTACGATCCCCAACCCCACCAGGTAACCAGCGGGATAAGATTGGGAACCCCGGCAATCACGACCAGGGGCATGGGAACGGATGAGATGAAGATCATCGCCGCCGTTATCAACGAATCTTTACGCAACCCCGGCAGCGAAGACGTGATGCACAGGACACGCCAGAAAGTTGTCAAGTTGTGCGCGGAATTTCCTCTGTCATGA
- the rpiB gene encoding ribose 5-phosphate isomerase B — translation MKIALGCDHAGFRLKETVKEYLQGKNIHVYDFGTFDESPIDYPDIAYTVGKSVQDGKFDFGIIVCGTGVGVSITANKMRGIRAALCGDTFTAHAAREHNDANVLTMGARVIGKGLAQDIVDAFINTSFAGGRHLERVKKINIYEEQGHE, via the coding sequence ATGAAGATTGCTCTGGGTTGCGACCATGCCGGGTTCCGGTTGAAAGAAACTGTCAAGGAATATCTGCAGGGGAAAAATATCCATGTCTATGATTTTGGCACCTTTGATGAATCCCCCATAGACTATCCGGACATCGCCTATACTGTGGGGAAGAGCGTACAGGACGGCAAATTTGATTTCGGCATCATTGTCTGCGGGACAGGTGTGGGGGTTTCAATAACCGCAAACAAGATGCGGGGTATCCGTGCCGCTCTCTGTGGCGATACCTTTACCGCCCATGCGGCAAGGGAACACAACGATGCCAATGTCCTGACCATGGGTGCGCGAGTGATCGGCAAAGGGCTGGCTCAGGATATTGTCGATGCATTCATCAATACTTCCTTTGCCGGGGGGCGTCATCTGGAAAGAGTCAAAAAGATAAATATTTACGAGGAACAGGGCCATGAATGA